The nucleotide window TAAATGGCGAAAACATCTTAAACCTCTGCTCTTAGCCTGCAAAGACAAGAAACCCATAGCAAAAATTCACGCCTTGATGATCCAAACCGGCCATAAAAACTCCGTTGGCAATCTTATAGCATCTTATGCCCGAGTTGGTGATATATTGTCAGCTCGCAAAGTGTTCGATAAATTGTCTAATAGAAGGGTAGATTCATGGAATGCAATGATCCTTGCCTATTCTCGTAAAAGTTTTCCAGAAGAAGTTCTGGATTTGTATCGTCAGATGATTATGGAAGGCATTAAGCCTGACAGCACCACTTTCACCATGACTATTAAGGCCTGTGTTAGCTTGATGGACATGGAAATGGGGGAGGAGATTTGGCGTAAAGCAGTGGATTTCGGATATCAGAAGGATGTGTTTGTGGCGTCTTCCGTTTTGAATTTGTATGTCAAATGTGGGAAAATGGATGAGGCAATGGTAGTGTTTAACGGGATGCCAAGAAAGGATCTTGTCTGTTGGACTACTATGGTAACAGGGCTGGCGCAGAGTGGACGGGCAAGTGAGGCCATTGATTCGTATAGAAAAATGCAAATGGAAGGGATGGAAGGAGATAATGTTATGATGTTGGGGTTGATTCAAGCATCCGTAAATCTCGGGGACTCGAAGTTGGGACGTACAATTCATGGATATATGGTTAGGAAAGGTTTTTCCATGGACGTCGTGGTTCAGACTAGCCTTGTTGATATGTATGCTAAGAATGGATACTTGGAATATGCTTTGCATGTCTTCAAGATGCCAACAAAGAATGATATTTCTTGGGGTGCATTGATATCTGGCTTAGCTCAAAATGGCTTTGCTAGGAATGCACTGGAGTTGTTGGTACAGATGCAGGGTTGTGGATTTAAGCCGGACTCAATGTCCCTTGTGGGTGCTCTTCTGGCATGTTCGCAATGCGGGTTGTTAAAATTGGGTAAATCCATACATGGATGTATCACTAGAAGGCTTGATTTGGAACCAGTTTCTGGCACAGCAATGATTGACATGTATGCGAAATGTGGATCGCTTTCATACGCCCATGCACTCTTCGATCGGATAGTTTCTAAAGATATAATCTCTTGGAATGCAATGATTGCTAGCTACGGAGTACATGGGCATGGGAAGAGAGCTCTATCACTCTTCCTCCAGATGACAAAAATGAACTTAAAACCTGATCGTGCAACTTTTGCGTCACTTCTCTCAGCTCTCAGCCACTCGGGAATGGTTAACGAAGGTCGATACTGGTTTAATCTCATGGTAAATGAATATGGTATCCCACCAACTGAGAAGCACTACGCTTGTATGGTCGATCTTTTAGCTCGTGCGGGACTTGTGGAAGAAGCTTATAAACTAATAGGGTCTATGAACAACAAACCCGGGGTGGCTGTGTGGGTTGCTCTCCTGTCTGGCTGCCGTAATCACGGGAAGTTGTCAATGGGGGAAATGGCAGCAAAGAAAGTCCTCGAGTTAAATCCAGACGACTTGGGAATTCATGCGCTGGTCTCGAACTTCTTCGCCATGGGAAACATGTGGGATGAAGTTGCTGTTGTAAAGAAACTCATGAAAGACTCGGGGAAGAGGAAAGTACCTGGATACAGTGTATTGGATGTGAATGGGAAGCTCCATGCTTTCCTTATGGGAGATAAAAGCCACCATGAATATAAAGCTATAGCAACCGTATTGGATAATTTAGACCGTGAGATGAGTTTCATAGTCAAATGATGGGGTTCCTTATATGATCATATAAGGATGATTGCTTCTTTAACTAGCTTCTGATCATTAAATTAAATCATTCTTAATAAAGTTAACTTCAGTTATTTCAACAATGCAGAAGCCTAATCAGTACCCTAAACACATTTCTTTTTTATCTGACCCCTTCAAATTTGCCTCAACTTTTGTACCCTAAAGCTTGATTCTGAAGATTTTGGTTATCTTCTAATAAACGATCATATTCGAGTAGCAAATCCGCGGATTGTTTTTGTAGAGAAGCAACGTGCGCTTCGGCAGTTTTGATCTTCTTGTCTTTCTCTTCAGATTCTGATTTCAGCTTCTTCAAATTCTCTGATAAAGTAGAGATTTCTTCTTTCAGTAGCTTTATCTCCTTGGAGGCTTTGTCGTCTTTTTCTTTAAGCTGTATTCTCTCTTTCTCTATACGTTCAGCTTCCTCTTTAGAAGATCCCACCCTACTCCTCAACCCAATAAGTTTTTTAATATAATGGTGCATGCGATCAATTATGAAACCGAGAAATAGAGTAAAACCTACAAGATCAAGTTCAGACAGCACAAATACACATCAATACCATTAAAGGGATAGAAATAGAAAAATCATTTCACTCGAAATTACAGGCATGAAGCTTATTCAGTTTATGATCAATGATTAAGCAATTCTCTTCACTTTAGGATCAGCAATAGCTACAAACTGAAATTCACAGATGCTAATGGAAAAGATTCAACTTTTAGAAACATACTAAAGCTTTTGTCAGAAAAATCACTAACATTCAAAATGTACCATGCCGTAAAGACTAGCCAAAATCCTTAGTATCTATTATGTATTTATGTCATTCAGGTTTTATTATTGACCACTTAACAAACTATAATATGTTTGTTTACAATATGTAGCATACAACCTTGTAATGTTAATAAAGGACCATTTGCTAATCAATACAATACAAAATCCCCATCTTGGTCTCGTATTAATGGATGTCACATGCCGTTCTGATATATCAAGAGAAAAGTCATCTATTTTTTCAACCAAAAACAATTGAGTTAATTTTGAGAAAACTCCTGCAAACACCTTGAACTCTACTTTCATTGCATGGTAATAAAGCTTAAAACAGTTTAATTTCAAGCAAGGGTTTCATTATGAGACATCCGAACTTTAATTTGATATCCACTGTATGTATAACCTTTACATAGTTAATCAGGAATTAACAATTAGTCACAAAAGTGTTCATGCTGGTAGAGCATACTAGCTACAAGACCTGGTAGAGCTCATAGTGAGAAAAGTCCTGTTAGCTATGTTACAGGCATAAGCTTATTTAACCCAACTGCTTCAAATTCTATATGCTCCACAAAAGCAGCAATGCTGGATTATGTATCTTGTGTTATTTGTAGAATGTACCAACGGATAATAGCGTTAAGTTCATAATTGTAGAGTTTTGGATACTCCAATTTTCCTCTGGAAAGCCAACAATTATCACTCCGTGAATTTCTCAAATTCCTGATGACTCAATTAAATCTAGACAACAGTAAACTGATTAAAAGATCCAGCAAGAGATTCTTGGTATGGGAACAAACAGAAATGATACTTCATTGGTGCATATGTGGGTTCGTGGGCACAAGGGATGAAGAGAAGAACAAACTACATAAGACTGAAATAACCAAATATTTGCAAGACCAAGATACAAAATATAAGAATGGAGGAGGCCAAGGTAGCAGCATGAAGCTAGCCACACCTAACCTCCAAAAGGTCTTGAGTTCAAATCCACATCTCCGACTATTAATATAGGTTCAGTTTCATTAACCAAAATGCCCTAATGACTTATCAAGCAAATAGACCATTTTCTATCACAGACTTCAAAAAGCAAATAGACTGTTGAAGTACTTGGTTACTGCTTGAACAGCATATGATGCATCATGTACCAGCGATTATCTAAGCTGACATACAGAATTGAGTTCAAGACTACTAAGTACTAACTCTTCTTTTAGTGCCACTTACAAAAATCACATTAAAAGATTAAAGCACTCCAAATTGAAGAAATCAACATAATGAGTCTAATTGTTAAATGTAATTAGTTTACAGCTTATGTACACCAGATTTCGTGATTAAGAATGTTTTTCCCAATGCAGAGAGACAACTCAAACTATTCAACGGTGGTCAGTCTCGCCTATATGCCCTGCAGTTGTCTTTGGCTGCAAATTTTTCTCTCTAAGTTTCGACATCAACATTTTGAGGATTTCCAGAGTCCTTTCTGGGGTTCATTAGATTTTAGGAGTTCAGTTTTCAGTTTTGTCAATTGCCTAGATAAAGTTTCTACTAACTAAAACATTTTGAGTTAGGCCAATCTTGTTTCGGTCGGAGACCTTCCAGTATTAGGTATCGAATAGCCACATTGCGGTCTGGCTAAATCTGGAGTCGAGCCTGATCGGAACCTATTTACAATCCAAAACTTAGGAAATTCGTAGAAAACATAAGCTTAACTAATGAAGCACAAGCTTAAAGTCAAAGGTACCCAACAACAATGTAGTTAGTAGACGCTAAATAAAGGCAAATAATTCAACAGACAGTGCATAAACTACTAAGTTACTAACATGTGCATGAACCAGAAGAGGCATGAAAAAATGAAGAGCAGAGTGATACCGATGAGTGAAGCTTCAAGCAAGTGTGTCCTCCAAAGAACCTGATCCATAGGTGACATGGTTCCAAGCTTTGCACCCTTGTTCTGGATCTTAACAATGCTCATCAGACTGGATAAAAGAATCACAGACATAGTACCTGCAATAGTTTTCACAGTAGCTGGACCTTTCCCCATCTTTAATTGATCTATGCTCTTTATCACAAGCTCTCTCAAAGGCCCAATCTTTACCAATAGAAGGAACGCCATTGCACCCTCCGCAAAAAGGACCAAAAACAACAACTGAATCATCCTGCCTCCCCAAACTCTCAAAATgaaccaaaaaaaagaaaaagagatagcTTAATCTGGAACTCAGCAAGAAACTAGTAGGAATCTTTGATTCTGGTAATTGGGTTTTAGTTTCTCAAAAAACCCACTTCAGTGAAGTAGGAATTTTGTTTGGAAAAGGAGGGTTTAAGGCTAAAAGATGTATACATTTAGCCCTAAATGTAAAAAGCAAGAAGCTCTTTTCAAGAAACTTCACACAGCTAAGTAGATTGATTCATGTAAGTTAAAGGGACCAAGCATTGGGATTATTAATGGAGTGTGGTATGCTGCTAATGGACTTGCTTTTTAGGCAAAGGCGAGCATGAAAAGAAAGACAATATTTTAGGTTAAAACATAAATTATAGTAAGGCAgtgtcttaaaaaaaaaaaaaaaaaaagggctgaATGACTTTTTTTCCAActcttgaatttttaatttttaaatttatattttttatggtgCGACATATGTGGATTGTTACgtaaataatatgttaatatttaattaatttttaaattttaaaaatattaaaatgtttttataatttttgaatttaaaattttaaaatattaaataaatgttGACGTGTCATCCACATGATTCATGTATGTGCAAAGTTAGTAAAGTTAAAACGCCTtaacattttcatttattttaggataatttaacaaaaatataagttttaaaagtttaaaaaaatttGACTAGAGAAATGTCTATAAAGTTAAAGAGTTAAATAAGTTATTATaccaaaaaattaatttcaaactaaataaaaactaaaagaaatggaccCTTTTGCCTTAAAAAAACACATTGTAGATGAATTTGAAAGAATTGGGAGATTGGAGATTATGGTAATTGTAGATCTGAGAAAAGTAAAGCTTCCCTATATTCACGCATTGACAAAGTTAGGTAGTACCACCAATCCAATGACCAAACCAATTGAAATGCAGGCAGCGGTAGTAAAACTACTGGGCGGATTGAATTACGCATTCGCCATTTCAAGAATCCAAGTGTCTCTATATGTCTTTGCTGTCTTTCTCCAACTTCTCGCTTGCTTGCATTACAATTTACACATAGCTCTATTCTGGTTTTTGgttaaattttagatttaatttctctatttttaTACTACTAGTTAGTTTAAAGTGTTAATCATTTAGTTAAAGGGTTACCGGTCTAGTCTTAACTCGATCGGTATAGACATTGTTGTCAGTGCAAGAAGACGTGGGTTTGAGTACGCTGAAACGCATCATCCTCTTATTTAAGAGGCGGGGAAGAGCTATAGGTAATTTTAGGTATTGTGTCAAAAAGAACAGATATCATCAAAACTTATAAAGAGATTGTTAAATTTTAGATAAAAATTTCTAAACCCTTGAATTTTCATGATAATCTTACATTATATTACAAAAACGTGGTATTGAGATTactcttgaaattttgaaattttaacacTATTGAGAATGTAAAATTATCGTCTAAATGtagtattttaaatataaatgggAAAATATCATTTTGGAATCCCAAATTACTTGGACATTTGATATTCTTTGAACCAAATTTCCCTAAAAGAGCCTTTTTATACGAAATTGCACACCATTACGAATAAAAGTAAACTATGTCAAGATAATCCATCTGATTTAAAGGTGTTTGGCAGATTTTTAATCTCGCTTGTATGATTCTTTAATTACACTATCAATGTATAAAATAATTGTCCTAAACAATTTGCATTGCATTAGCTCATCTATCTACTTTACGTTTAGGTAATTAGTTAAGTTAGTCTCACAAATCAATCAGACACTGAATCAtttgaaaaatgactaaaaagaCATATTTTTAAAAGGTAACAAATATTATCAATGGTGTATTTTGTcttcttatatttttatatttttatattttttaacaagttcaattaaaatatcatttaaattttaatcagcttttaataaatatattttattttttattcacgtAGAATCTACgtcataatttaattataatagttTCCTTGTgagaaaacatggaaaataaaagtAAGGCAACAGTAACGCAATGGGTTCTGCGTAAACCTTATAAGTTGGCTATGAGTCCAATTCAAACAAATTTCAGGTAAGTTTATGGTTATTATgaattatttaatgacattttagtaattattttcaTGTCATTGATACGTAATTTTTGTATCTTTTTTTATCTTGAACTCAAACCTTAAAATCGAACTTTTAAGCCTAAACTTGAGTTCAGAGTTTGGGTTTGGAGTTTGAGTTTAAAGTTTGGGTTCAACTTAAAAAAAATATCAATATTACGTGTCAATGACATGAAAAAATTGttgaaatatcattaaataattgaaaGAGGACTATGGATGATGTAGTGGAATTgtctataaaataatttttgttgTTATATGACACATTTATGacataaataaaaaagtaaaatattatttattaaaattttatttaaaattttgattgaaataataacatttaatgtctaaaatttataatattttagatTTAAGTTATATTACagtgaatttttatttattttatataaaatataaaaacaaaattatcattataatataatttattttataaaaatcacttttaaattatttatcaaTTAGGTTGGTGCTAGATTAACTCCAGCCATTAATTAACTTTCCTATTGTAATTATTTTAAACCGGTTTTCCCTATTTTCGCTTTTCGGTTCTGATTAATTTCGATAATACGTCACCGTTTAAATTGGGTTGGACGTGTATTTTCTAAGTGAATAAAATTAACCGGCTGATGTGATTTGATTACGAGAACATTTCTAAACCTAAAACAATAGATGTAATAAAAATCCAAACAAAAATGGTTGTCAAAATTCAGACAACCCCTCTCATGTCTGCCAACAAATTGCCATCATGTTCTGTTTTTAAATGAAATGTAAGAAAATAAATTCTATCAACTTTTGTAGTATTTACTTTTtcgtttttatttatatataattttcatTGCAATGATTTTTGGAAATTTGTTTATCATGGTTTTtttattaaatcattaaaaattaaataataacattATTTATATTAGACTTATTATGAGTTGGGTC belongs to Gossypium arboreum isolate Shixiya-1 chromosome 7, ASM2569848v2, whole genome shotgun sequence and includes:
- the LOC108489912 gene encoding uncharacterized protein LOC108489912, translating into MIQLLFLVLFAEGAMAFLLLVKIGPLRELVIKSIDQLKMGKGPATVKTIAGTMSVILLSSLMSIVKIQNKGAKLGTMSPMDQVLWRTHLLEASLIGFTLFLGFIIDRMHHYIKKLIGLRSRVGSSKEEAERIEKERIQLKEKDDKASKEIKLLKEEISTLSENLKKLKSESEEKDKKIKTAEAHVASLQKQSADLLLEYDRLLEDNQNLQNQALGYKS
- the LOC108489907 gene encoding putative pentatricopeptide repeat-containing protein At3g25060, mitochondrial → MQSLKWRKHLKPLLLACKDKKPIAKIHALMIQTGHKNSVGNLIASYARVGDILSARKVFDKLSNRRVDSWNAMILAYSRKSFPEEVLDLYRQMIMEGIKPDSTTFTMTIKACVSLMDMEMGEEIWRKAVDFGYQKDVFVASSVLNLYVKCGKMDEAMVVFNGMPRKDLVCWTTMVTGLAQSGRASEAIDSYRKMQMEGMEGDNVMMLGLIQASVNLGDSKLGRTIHGYMVRKGFSMDVVVQTSLVDMYAKNGYLEYALHVFKMPTKNDISWGALISGLAQNGFARNALELLVQMQGCGFKPDSMSLVGALLACSQCGLLKLGKSIHGCITRRLDLEPVSGTAMIDMYAKCGSLSYAHALFDRIVSKDIISWNAMIASYGVHGHGKRALSLFLQMTKMNLKPDRATFASLLSALSHSGMVNEGRYWFNLMVNEYGIPPTEKHYACMVDLLARAGLVEEAYKLIGSMNNKPGVAVWVALLSGCRNHGKLSMGEMAAKKVLELNPDDLGIHALVSNFFAMGNMWDEVAVVKKLMKDSGKRKVPGYSVLDVNGKLHAFLMGDKSHHEYKAIATVLDNLDREMSFIVK